From Clostridia bacterium, one genomic window encodes:
- a CDS encoding TRAP transporter small permease, which translates to MVGKTARTLADLITRVSERLLLLSGLIIVVLAVVVFIGAALRYFVHRPEPYSSEISMMLLVGCSLLAFAGVQSLGRNVRADYLTRLYPPLIHKLLLGLVAPALGLFYSLIVTYYGWINSLYSLQVREVSHSVIRTPLFPGKVLVPIGFGLLCCVLIVQFCRGAGSMSLRPRKDRPSDSWAPGAGR; encoded by the coding sequence GTGGTGGGTAAGACGGCCCGCACCCTGGCAGACCTTATTACGCGAGTTAGCGAGAGACTACTCCTCCTGAGCGGGCTGATAATCGTGGTGTTGGCCGTGGTGGTCTTTATCGGGGCCGCGCTCCGCTATTTTGTCCACCGGCCGGAGCCGTATTCGTCAGAAATAAGCATGATGCTCTTGGTGGGGTGCAGTCTGTTGGCCTTTGCCGGGGTGCAGAGCTTAGGTCGGAACGTGAGGGCGGACTATCTTACGCGCCTCTATCCTCCGCTGATTCATAAGCTCTTGCTCGGTCTGGTTGCTCCGGCCCTCGGATTGTTCTACTCGTTGATCGTGACCTACTACGGCTGGATAAACAGCCTGTACTCGCTGCAGGTGAGGGAGGTCAGCCACTCGGTGATAAGAACGCCGCTGTTTCCCGGAAAGGTGCTGGTGCCTATCGGCTTTGGTCTTTTGTGCTGCGTGCTGATCGTTCAGTTTTGCCGGGGCGCAGGATCTATGTCCTTGAGACCGAGAAAGGACCGACCTTCGGACTCGTGGGCTCCCGGCGCGGGGAGGTAG
- a CDS encoding TRAP transporter large permease has translation MEIPMAGALCGLVFLILTLLGVPVVFSLGFSAVSVGLLTYGVTCLPKAAWTPFYGLYNLGFVALPLFVLIGCIIAETPMGTELYDMARKWLSRLRGGLVAAGIIGEAVMAAAIGTSMACILVVGKSAVRELEKYGYRKEFGLGALLAGGCLGPLIPPSMPMIIYSVLANVSLGRLFTAGIIPGIILTAMLSLTALAICRFKPEWAFTPQAARLAKEEERFTWGERLAALRRTWPLVALILAILGSIYMGLATPAEASGIGSVVALLLALLVYGVRASGLRRALEETAVINGIIMFILIGASFFSYIMGSANIAKYLPALIESWGISRWTVIIVINVILLILGCLLDAATITFLTVPIFVPLVTALGFDPIWFGVVFLVNTQIGVITPPVGMDTFTAANVFGVPVGDLVRGVLPFLIVLLVFLAIVTAFPQLSLWLVNVTVAG, from the coding sequence GTGGAAATCCCGATGGCAGGGGCCTTATGCGGCCTGGTTTTTCTGATTCTCACCCTTTTGGGGGTGCCGGTGGTCTTTTCCCTGGGCTTTTCCGCCGTAAGTGTCGGGCTTCTAACCTACGGAGTTACCTGCCTGCCCAAGGCGGCCTGGACGCCCTTCTACGGGCTCTACAATCTCGGTTTTGTGGCCCTTCCGCTGTTCGTGCTCATCGGCTGCATCATCGCGGAAACGCCTATGGGTACAGAACTCTACGATATGGCCCGGAAATGGCTGTCTCGGCTTCGAGGTGGCCTGGTGGCAGCGGGCATTATCGGAGAGGCGGTCATGGCGGCCGCCATCGGTACCAGTATGGCCTGTATATTGGTAGTGGGCAAGAGCGCGGTGCGTGAATTGGAGAAATACGGCTACCGCAAGGAATTCGGCCTGGGCGCCCTATTGGCCGGCGGCTGTTTGGGCCCCCTCATCCCTCCCAGCATGCCCATGATCATTTATTCGGTGCTGGCCAACGTGTCCTTGGGGCGTCTATTTACGGCCGGAATAATCCCGGGCATAATACTGACCGCCATGCTCTCGCTAACCGCCTTGGCCATTTGCCGGTTCAAGCCGGAATGGGCCTTTACGCCGCAGGCCGCCCGTCTAGCAAAGGAAGAAGAACGGTTCACCTGGGGTGAGAGGCTGGCCGCCCTTCGCCGTACCTGGCCCTTGGTGGCCCTCATCCTGGCCATCCTGGGCTCCATTTACATGGGCCTGGCCACTCCGGCGGAGGCCTCGGGCATAGGTTCGGTGGTAGCCCTCCTATTGGCCTTACTAGTCTACGGAGTACGGGCTTCGGGCCTGCGGCGGGCGCTGGAGGAAACGGCGGTCATCAACGGGATTATCATGTTCATCTTGATCGGCGCCTCGTTCTTTTCCTATATCATGGGCAGTGCAAACATTGCCAAGTACCTGCCGGCCCTAATCGAGTCCTGGGGGATCTCCAGGTGGACGGTGATCATCGTCATCAACGTCATACTCCTAATCCTGGGCTGCCTCCTTGACGCTGCTACCATCACCTTTCTGACCGTCCCTATTTTCGTCCCTCTGGTTACCGCCCTGGGGTTCGACCCCATATGGTTTGGGGTGGTATTCCTAGTAAATACCCAGATCGGGGTCATCACCCCTCCGGTGGGGATGGATACCTTCACTGCGGCCAATGTTTTCGGCGTACCCGTCGGAGACCTGGTGCGGGGCGTATTGCCTTTTCTGATAGTGTTGTTGGTTTTCCTGGCGATTGTGACCGCCTTCCCCCAGCTTAGCCTGTGGCTGGTCAACGTGACGGTGGCCGGCTGA
- the dctP gene encoding TRAP transporter substrate-binding protein DctP translates to MRRVLALLVLVAVASLIVGCAPQAGSLAPQKTQQPVVLRYGDCETGEALEPAKKMVQRFSQRTGGSYTIELHHVSELCEVPEILDAVRTGAVEMCYMPLGVFTTVEPRFISSELPLLFNSMEAAVQALDKLIPLWSEIMEQRFNQKMVAGWIVPPLEVVLAKKPIRKLEDWRGKVIQSISPSISDTISILGGSPVALPWTEAYSSLQKGVVDGAVASTMQVVLYNLNDVAKYVSCSYLFLAPNVVTINLDVWNSMPSDIQKILLEEWQTTSRERNEYFIRKAKENLDTMRERGMEVILLDKAERDRYVQAVKPYVDKAIADMGDFGQKVKQIADEVNAKYAYPY, encoded by the coding sequence CCAGAAGACGCAACAACCGGTGGTACTGCGGTACGGGGACTGTGAAACCGGCGAGGCGTTGGAACCTGCAAAAAAGATGGTGCAAAGGTTCAGTCAGAGAACAGGAGGCAGCTACACGATTGAACTTCACCATGTTTCCGAGTTGTGTGAGGTTCCCGAGATACTAGATGCCGTGAGAACCGGAGCGGTAGAGATGTGCTATATGCCCCTGGGCGTGTTCACCACCGTGGAGCCCCGGTTTATCTCCTCAGAGTTGCCTTTGCTCTTCAATAGTATGGAGGCAGCGGTGCAAGCCTTGGATAAGCTAATCCCTCTGTGGAGCGAGATAATGGAGCAAAGATTTAATCAGAAGATGGTGGCCGGCTGGATCGTGCCTCCACTCGAAGTAGTCCTGGCCAAGAAGCCGATAAGAAAACTGGAGGACTGGCGGGGCAAAGTGATACAGTCTATCTCCCCCTCCATCTCGGACACCATTAGTATCCTAGGCGGCTCGCCGGTAGCCTTACCCTGGACCGAGGCCTATTCTTCGCTTCAGAAAGGGGTGGTGGACGGCGCCGTAGCCAGCACCATGCAGGTGGTTCTCTATAATCTTAACGACGTGGCCAAATACGTTTCCTGCTCCTACCTGTTCTTGGCTCCCAACGTGGTTACCATCAACTTAGATGTGTGGAACTCTATGCCTTCGGACATTCAGAAGATACTGTTGGAAGAGTGGCAAACCACCTCGCGGGAGAGGAACGAGTACTTTATCCGCAAAGCCAAGGAGAACCTGGATACCATGCGAGAGAGAGGGATGGAGGTTATTCTGCTGGATAAGGCGGAAAGAGACCGGTATGTTCAGGCGGTAAAGCCCTACGTAGACAAGGCCATTGCCGATATGGGCGATTTCGGCCAGAAGGTGAAGCAAATTGCCGACGAGGTGAATGCCAAGTACGCCTACCCGTACTAG